Proteins encoded by one window of Candidatus Nezhaarchaeota archaeon:
- a CDS encoding DUF120 domain-containing protein yields the protein MSNDLDIKNINLASVDAELWFSLLHLAKHGALRQGIFVSTPKLAKELQVSQQTASRRILKLESRGYIKRSVTRKGQIVVITEKGADLLKAVYAMLHDVISEGLKGVVITGEVFTGLGEGAYYMSLEGYRTQIIEKLGFNPYPGTLNLKLTEPSDLYFRELLSHKSGILIKGFSDGKRTYGSVKAFRAKVRGIDAAVLLIERTHYGRDTLEVIAPVNLREALKLKDGDRIPVEVQFTQPY from the coding sequence ATGTCAAACGACTTGGACATTAAGAACATAAATTTAGCTAGTGTAGATGCAGAGTTATGGTTTTCACTTCTTCACTTAGCCAAGCATGGAGCTTTAAGGCAGGGCATCTTCGTAAGTACTCCAAAGCTAGCTAAGGAACTCCAAGTCTCACAGCAAACAGCCTCACGAAGAATACTCAAGCTTGAATCTCGGGGATACATAAAAAGAAGTGTCACAAGAAAAGGGCAGATAGTAGTCATAACCGAAAAGGGTGCAGATTTACTTAAAGCGGTCTACGCGATGCTTCACGACGTAATAAGTGAGGGTCTCAAGGGCGTAGTAATAACAGGTGAGGTTTTTACAGGATTAGGTGAGGGAGCCTACTACATGAGCCTCGAAGGGTATCGCACGCAGATAATAGAAAAGCTGGGTTTCAATCCCTACCCTGGAACTTTAAACCTTAAGCTAACAGAACCATCAGATCTTTACTTCAGAGAGCTACTGTCCCACAAGAGCGGTATACTAATAAAAGGCTTTAGTGATGGCAAGAGGACATACGGATCAGTAAAAGCATTCAGGGCAAAAGTTAGAGGCATAGATGCAGCTGTACTGCTAATAGAGAGGACACACTATGGAAGAGACACACTAGAGGTCATAGCGCCAGTAAATCTACGAGAAGCACTAAAGTTAAAGGATGGAGATAGAATCCCTGTCGAAGTTCAGTTTACTCAACCCTACTGA
- the sepS gene encoding O-phosphoserine--tRNA ligase — protein sequence MVRLPVNEILTKSKENFIESWITYGKLIPERRIKPKNILNYGVGKPHPVFETCQRLRQIFLNLGFEEIVNPLIVEDEEVRKQYGPEALAILDRCYYLAVLPRPDVGLGKEKIEQLKSHGVDVTSEKIQNLQQLLHNYKKGQVSGDDLIEELSKVLDVDDVTATKILSEVFPEFKELKPKPTNLTLRSHMTTAWFLTIATLQHKRPKPIKLFSVDVRVRREQQEDAKHLRTHRAASCVVIDEDVIADDGRDISQVVLESLGFKELKIIKKQVTAKYYAPGTEHEVYVRANDEWIEVANYGIYSPVALANYEIEYPVLNVGFGVERIAMILYGYRDVRELVYPQFYGKWSLNDYEIAKLIFIQRIPSTQAGWEIARAITSGVEVHANASSPCEFKVYEGTLLNRHIKVYLYEKDPGVKLAGPAAFNEIVVYNGNVLGIPPTRSISDPLIDEARSKGCRTGIRYVDAFAALAASRVEAACIAGANEVDVKVKMVKLPSDINIEIDDVARRFIVENKKIIDVRGPVFLAVKATLS from the coding sequence ATGGTAAGATTACCGGTAAATGAAATCTTAACCAAATCGAAAGAGAACTTCATTGAATCATGGATAACCTATGGGAAACTCATACCTGAGAGGAGAATTAAGCCCAAGAACATTTTGAATTATGGTGTTGGCAAGCCTCATCCGGTTTTTGAGACTTGTCAAAGACTACGACAAATATTTCTAAACTTAGGGTTCGAAGAAATTGTCAACCCACTAATTGTTGAGGATGAGGAAGTAAGGAAGCAGTATGGACCCGAAGCGCTTGCAATACTCGATAGATGCTATTACCTGGCTGTGCTACCTCGACCAGATGTCGGATTAGGCAAGGAGAAGATAGAGCAATTGAAGAGCCATGGAGTTGATGTGACTTCAGAGAAAATTCAAAACTTACAACAACTTCTTCACAACTATAAGAAGGGTCAGGTTTCAGGTGATGACCTGATAGAAGAGTTGAGCAAAGTGCTTGATGTCGATGACGTCACAGCCACAAAGATACTCTCTGAAGTCTTCCCAGAGTTTAAGGAGCTTAAACCTAAACCAACAAACCTCACATTAAGATCCCACATGACGACAGCTTGGTTTCTCACGATAGCGACTCTACAACATAAGAGACCTAAGCCAATAAAGCTATTCTCTGTTGATGTTAGAGTTCGAAGAGAACAGCAGGAGGATGCTAAACACCTTAGAACTCATAGAGCTGCTTCATGTGTTGTAATAGATGAGGACGTCATTGCAGATGATGGTAGGGACATATCTCAAGTAGTGCTTGAAAGCTTGGGGTTTAAAGAGTTAAAGATAATAAAGAAGCAAGTTACAGCAAAGTACTATGCGCCTGGAACGGAACATGAGGTCTATGTGAGGGCAAATGATGAGTGGATTGAAGTAGCCAACTATGGAATCTATAGCCCAGTAGCCTTAGCTAACTACGAGATTGAGTACCCTGTTTTAAATGTGGGATTTGGCGTCGAAAGGATAGCAATGATACTCTACGGTTATAGGGACGTTAGGGAGCTCGTTTATCCCCAGTTCTACGGTAAGTGGTCTCTAAACGACTACGAAATAGCAAAGCTCATATTCATTCAACGCATACCCTCGACTCAAGCTGGTTGGGAAATTGCTAGGGCAATAACCAGTGGTGTCGAAGTGCATGCCAACGCATCAAGCCCATGCGAGTTTAAAGTTTACGAAGGAACGTTATTAAATAGACACATCAAGGTTTACCTGTACGAAAAGGATCCTGGCGTCAAGCTTGCGGGTCCAGCAGCCTTTAATGAGATAGTTGTATACAATGGCAACGTATTGGGAATACCTCCAACTCGCTCGATAAGTGATCCATTGATCGACGAAGCTAGGTCCAAAGGTTGTAGAACCGGAATAAGGTACGTAGATGCTTTTGCAGCGCTAGCTGCCTCAAGGGTAGAAGCTGCATGCATAGCGGGTGCGAATGAGGTTGACGTCAAGGTAAAAATGGTGAAGCTTCCGAGCGACATTAACATAGAGATAGATGACGTTGCTAGGAGGTTTATAGTTGAAAATAAAAAAATTATAGATGTGAGAGGGCCTGTCTTTCTTGCAGTTAAAGCAACGTTGTCTTAA
- a CDS encoding endonuclease V, with the protein MRYKVPEGFSIDRAERAQRMLALKVKIYDDFEKPIRLVGGADVAWRGDYAIGCVTVHEYPSLTIINRSIAVTKSSFPYIPTFLSFREIKPLVAALAGLKVKPTILFVNGQGIAHPRRLGLASHLGLVTAIPTIGVAQKVLYGRPREPLRGIGYVELLDETSGEVIGYLYRGNERFKPICISVGHKVSLETSLKLTTSCSMREVKLPIPLHTAHLEATKEAKKLDVKRLGH; encoded by the coding sequence ATGAGGTATAAAGTCCCTGAGGGCTTCTCGATTGATAGGGCTGAACGAGCTCAGAGAATGTTGGCACTTAAGGTCAAGATTTACGATGACTTTGAAAAGCCAATTAGACTTGTTGGAGGAGCCGACGTAGCTTGGAGAGGTGATTACGCTATCGGGTGCGTGACCGTACACGAATACCCTTCACTAACCATCATTAATAGGTCCATAGCTGTAACAAAGTCATCATTTCCCTATATACCCACCTTCCTATCTTTTAGAGAGATAAAGCCATTAGTGGCTGCTCTAGCTGGACTCAAAGTTAAACCAACAATACTATTCGTTAATGGACAGGGTATAGCTCATCCTCGAAGACTAGGTCTGGCATCTCACCTTGGCTTAGTAACGGCCATCCCAACAATAGGTGTAGCCCAAAAAGTGCTCTACGGCAGGCCTCGAGAACCATTAAGGGGCATAGGCTATGTAGAGCTCCTAGACGAGACGAGTGGAGAGGTCATAGGCTACCTGTATAGGGGCAATGAACGCTTTAAGCCCATATGCATAAGTGTTGGTCACAAGGTTAGCTTAGAAACCTCTTTAAAGTTAACAACTTCTTGTAGTATGAGGGAGGTTAAGCTACCCATACCACTCCACACCGCTCATTTAGAAGCAACGAAGGAGGCGAAGAAGCTTGATGTCAAACGACTTGGACATTAA
- a CDS encoding TIGR00269 family protein has translation MKCNSRAVYYSIHSGHYFCAKCFMRSIENRVRATINRYKLLDPNDRVLIAISGGKDSQVLTTILTKIERKFPEVELMALTIDEGIPEYRDFGLKRSRELCAEFGIPLTTTSFKELFGYSLPEIVSLSQEKGLEFKACTFCGILRRRAMNIKAKELGATKVATGHNLDDEAQTALMNLLRGDAVRLLRLGPMPIEHFSGFIPRVKPLRYIPEKETTLYAYFKGYPLYEIECPYVRESMRDEIRSMLNELEARHPGTKYAIVRATDKLASIGLNLKIQVKSCKYCGEPTSRDVCRVCELLEAIGVTA, from the coding sequence GTGAAGTGCAATTCAAGAGCCGTGTACTACTCAATTCACTCAGGACACTATTTCTGCGCTAAATGCTTCATGAGAAGTATTGAGAATAGAGTAAGAGCAACCATAAATCGATATAAGCTCCTTGACCCGAACGATAGGGTTTTGATAGCCATCTCTGGAGGTAAGGATAGCCAGGTACTGACAACGATATTGACAAAGATAGAAAGAAAGTTTCCCGAAGTTGAGCTTATGGCTTTAACAATTGATGAGGGAATACCAGAGTATAGGGACTTCGGGCTAAAGAGGAGTAGAGAACTCTGTGCTGAGTTTGGCATACCATTAACTACCACGTCGTTCAAAGAGCTATTCGGCTACTCCCTACCAGAAATAGTGTCGTTATCTCAAGAGAAGGGGTTGGAGTTTAAGGCATGTACATTCTGCGGCATACTTAGGAGGAGAGCAATGAATATCAAGGCTAAGGAGCTAGGCGCCACTAAAGTGGCCACCGGGCACAACTTAGATGACGAGGCGCAGACAGCGTTAATGAATCTTCTTAGAGGTGATGCGGTAAGGCTATTACGCTTAGGACCAATGCCGATTGAACACTTCTCAGGCTTCATTCCTAGAGTAAAGCCTCTACGTTACATACCAGAGAAGGAGACAACACTCTACGCCTACTTTAAGGGGTACCCACTGTACGAGATTGAATGCCCCTACGTTAGGGAGTCCATGAGAGACGAAATAAGGTCAATGCTAAATGAGCTAGAGGCAAGGCATCCCGGAACAAAATATGCGATAGTTAGAGCAACAGACAAGCTAGCCTCAATAGGCCTTAACTTAAAGATTCAAGTGAAGTCTTGTAAGTACTGCGGTGAACCAACATCAAGGGATGTTTGTAGAGTTTGCGAGCTATTAGAGGCAATAGGTGTCACGGCTTGA
- a CDS encoding KaiC domain-containing protein, which produces MATPVKIERVSTGIPKIDEMLAGGIPRGFAVALTGEPGTGKTVFCIHFIAEGLKRGEKGIFVTTEESRSSIMVQASQFGFNFKEGEDSKRLIIIDALMKSDKAPWTLTSLNPEELVEKVIEAKKYLGYGPTRLVIDSLSAFWLDAPAMARKHSYFIKRVLTQWDLTILMTSQYAITTSEAFGFGVEHVADGIIRFRKSISGGVLKRFIMIEKMRWTPHDKRMYEIDIVDGKGLVVIGPTQMRKEDVVLPRKVTERILRVKEKSEEEVGL; this is translated from the coding sequence ATGGCTACGCCCGTGAAGATCGAGAGGGTCTCAACCGGGATACCTAAGATTGATGAAATGCTAGCTGGAGGGATACCTAGAGGGTTCGCCGTTGCTTTAACTGGTGAGCCAGGTACCGGGAAAACTGTCTTCTGCATTCACTTCATAGCTGAGGGCTTAAAGAGGGGGGAGAAAGGGATATTCGTAACGACTGAGGAGAGCAGGAGTTCAATAATGGTCCAAGCCTCTCAATTCGGCTTTAACTTTAAGGAGGGGGAGGATAGCAAGAGGCTTATAATCATTGATGCGCTCATGAAGAGTGATAAAGCACCTTGGACTTTAACTTCACTGAACCCTGAAGAGCTTGTTGAGAAGGTCATAGAAGCCAAGAAGTACTTAGGCTATGGACCAACGAGGCTTGTTATAGACTCCCTATCAGCATTTTGGCTCGACGCCCCAGCAATGGCGAGGAAGCATAGTTACTTCATTAAGAGGGTTTTAACTCAGTGGGATTTAACAATACTAATGACTAGCCAATACGCCATTACGACATCAGAGGCATTTGGCTTTGGTGTTGAGCATGTGGCCGATGGTATCATCAGGTTTAGGAAGAGCATTTCAGGAGGGGTTTTAAAGCGCTTCATAATGATTGAGAAAATGAGGTGGACCCCCCACGATAAGAGGATGTACGAGATAGACATAGTTGATGGTAAGGGGCTCGTTGTTATAGGACCTACTCAAATGCGTAAAGAGGATGTAGTACTGCCACGCAAGGTGACTGAGAGAATCTTGAGAGTTAAGGAGAAGTCTGAAGAAGAAGTTGGACTTTAA
- a CDS encoding DsrE family protein has product MSKEDIVFVLNNGKPDGASFPFMFSSAALNLGVKVKIIVLGGAVEAFMKRNFERIVFSKAPEPVDLLPQLLEMDLEIMACKACIDALRVSSEELIDGIKIMGPVTFIEETTSANATISL; this is encoded by the coding sequence ATGTCTAAGGAGGATATAGTCTTCGTCTTAAATAACGGTAAACCTGATGGTGCATCCTTTCCATTCATGTTCTCATCAGCAGCACTAAACTTAGGCGTTAAGGTTAAGATAATAGTGCTTGGTGGTGCAGTAGAAGCCTTTATGAAGCGAAACTTTGAAAGAATAGTCTTTAGCAAAGCACCGGAACCAGTTGATCTACTCCCTCAACTACTAGAAATGGACCTCGAAATAATGGCGTGTAAAGCATGTATTGACGCTTTAAGAGTATCATCAGAGGAACTTATAGATGGAATTAAGATAATGGGACCCGTAACCTTCATAGAGGAAACTACAAGCGCTAATGCCACAATATCATTGTAA
- a CDS encoding sulfurtransferase TusA family protein, with protein sequence MSKCDLVVDARGLSCPMPLVKASQSIKQVPIGGVIEVLATDPASKEDIPRWARRMGHEVIEVREESGVFHVFIKRMK encoded by the coding sequence ATGTCTAAATGTGACCTCGTAGTGGATGCCCGTGGTCTTTCATGCCCAATGCCCTTGGTAAAGGCGTCACAGAGCATTAAGCAAGTCCCTATAGGCGGGGTAATTGAAGTGCTAGCAACAGATCCAGCATCGAAAGAGGATATACCTAGATGGGCGAGGAGGATGGGTCATGAGGTCATTGAGGTTAGAGAAGAAAGTGGCGTCTTCCATGTATTTATAAAGAGGATGAAGTAG
- a CDS encoding radical SAM protein: MKATKYLSYYVGELPKGCSLCMNGMKVTYFATGLCTRSCFYCPLSRERRGKDVTYADEVPVRDIEDVINEARLVNAKGIGVTGGDPLLRVKRVVETIKVLRDEFSNKLHVHLYTTTQPHVNYTTLKKLVEARVDELRFHPNLEQDDPLNPVKLAVEMGFNTGIEIPSLPGYEDRIVKILDRARRLDVAFVVINELEMTEYNAVMLQIKGYRLKAGSPSAVEGSWEVAMSLLRVVEDMGLSGHFCPAYIKDSAQFRNRLKRKAKNLVMPHETITPDPLLVKGMIKPPEGMGIEEAFKIVKQLMPTEYIHLNIEKKRIECNYRKLKAKAKILKEIGFSLSIVGEMPTSFREQVFLKPI; the protein is encoded by the coding sequence TTGAAGGCGACAAAATACCTATCGTACTACGTTGGCGAGTTACCTAAAGGCTGTAGCTTATGCATGAATGGAATGAAGGTCACATACTTTGCAACAGGTCTCTGTACAAGATCCTGCTTCTATTGCCCTCTATCTAGGGAGAGAAGGGGCAAGGACGTTACGTACGCTGATGAAGTTCCAGTGAGAGATATCGAGGATGTAATTAATGAGGCGAGGTTAGTAAACGCAAAGGGCATTGGCGTGACGGGTGGAGACCCGCTATTAAGAGTTAAAAGAGTTGTAGAGACCATTAAGGTTCTAAGAGATGAGTTCTCCAATAAACTTCACGTACACCTATACACAACAACTCAGCCTCACGTCAACTACACGACGCTAAAAAAATTAGTTGAAGCTAGGGTGGATGAGCTCCGCTTTCATCCGAACTTAGAGCAGGATGATCCTTTAAACCCGGTAAAGCTTGCAGTTGAGATGGGCTTTAATACCGGCATTGAAATCCCATCGCTACCAGGCTATGAAGATAGAATAGTTAAAATTTTAGATAGAGCTAGAAGGCTTGATGTAGCCTTCGTTGTAATAAATGAACTCGAAATGACGGAGTACAACGCAGTAATGCTTCAGATAAAGGGTTACAGACTAAAGGCCGGCTCACCATCAGCTGTTGAAGGTAGCTGGGAGGTCGCCATGTCCCTACTAAGAGTAGTCGAGGACATGGGGCTTAGCGGTCACTTCTGCCCGGCCTACATTAAGGACTCGGCTCAATTCAGAAATAGACTTAAAAGAAAAGCCAAGAACTTAGTAATGCCTCATGAAACCATAACCCCTGACCCCCTTTTAGTCAAAGGGATGATAAAGCCGCCCGAAGGTATGGGTATTGAGGAAGCCTTCAAGATTGTCAAGCAGTTAATGCCAACTGAGTACATACACTTAAATATCGAGAAGAAAAGGATCGAATGTAACTATAGGAAGTTGAAGGCTAAAGCAAAGATACTCAAAGAGATAGGCTTTAGCCTCAGTATCGTAGGTGAGATGCCAACAAGCTTTAGGGAGCAAGTATTCTTAAAGCCAATTTAA
- a CDS encoding sodium:solute symporter codes for MPQYALNVDALIVFILYLIAIAIIGYFGAKRTKTVADFVAASGQLGFWTYVLLMVGSVLSGMSLIGVAGLGFTSGWSNVWERVIGPAFAISFCTVLVGYKLWPLRKKYNLLTIQDYFAIRYEDPKAMRAIAGIISAITCFAYLLGQFAAIGVVSEVILGVPYFIGSLIALLVVVGYVMTGGMFSTAWTTFLQAILMIAGVYITVPIIIQWVGGWTALNELASQVPTLQQTYRGQPPTYLFGPFLDKPGSLDPRLTLVGWTFNFTLFGITVPLGLLVAPHIVNNVLCYKDVKYTKWAPIVTYVLAVILLLFTSIAGLAARVAWAQGRLDLKALTLAGGVTVAWSDMAYPTIATLALPYALFIFLLPCVLAAVMSTTDRLLVTAASNISYDVVKNVFKPDISEKALTWISRGLVAAFGIIAWALTITPQPMLAWFIWAALSVIISTFLWPVLGGLYWRRMNKHAARWGMIVGLVTSLVFVYLAYEYWGRAVRVVVDTTTLFVMFPSIPGLIASTIVTLILAYVTKPQSEQVLKETLTGPFLRARS; via the coding sequence ATGCCTCAATACGCATTGAACGTTGATGCTCTAATAGTATTCATACTCTACCTAATAGCTATAGCCATTATAGGCTACTTTGGTGCCAAGAGGACGAAAACGGTAGCCGACTTCGTTGCTGCTTCAGGTCAGCTCGGCTTCTGGACCTACGTGCTCCTAATGGTAGGCTCAGTGCTAAGCGGCATGAGCCTCATAGGCGTAGCAGGGCTAGGCTTTACTTCTGGTTGGTCAAACGTATGGGAGAGAGTAATAGGTCCAGCCTTTGCGATATCATTCTGCACAGTCCTTGTCGGCTACAAACTATGGCCTCTTAGAAAGAAGTACAACTTGCTAACGATACAAGATTACTTCGCCATACGCTACGAGGATCCAAAAGCTATGAGAGCCATAGCTGGCATAATTTCAGCGATAACCTGCTTTGCTTACCTTCTAGGGCAGTTCGCAGCAATAGGTGTTGTAAGCGAAGTAATATTAGGGGTGCCGTACTTCATAGGCTCCTTAATAGCACTACTGGTTGTCGTTGGCTACGTGATGACCGGCGGAATGTTCTCAACCGCTTGGACGACATTCCTCCAAGCTATACTAATGATAGCTGGCGTATACATTACTGTACCAATAATAATACAGTGGGTTGGTGGCTGGACTGCTCTTAACGAACTTGCATCACAAGTTCCAACACTCCAACAGACGTATAGAGGTCAACCCCCAACATACCTATTCGGCCCCTTCCTCGATAAGCCTGGATCACTCGATCCGAGATTAACATTAGTTGGCTGGACATTCAACTTCACGTTGTTCGGTATAACTGTACCTCTTGGACTATTGGTTGCCCCCCACATAGTCAACAACGTACTATGCTATAAGGACGTTAAATACACAAAGTGGGCTCCCATAGTAACCTACGTATTAGCTGTAATATTACTACTATTCACCTCCATCGCTGGACTAGCTGCTAGGGTTGCGTGGGCTCAGGGTCGCCTTGATCTTAAGGCGCTGACGCTCGCGGGCGGAGTGACAGTGGCGTGGTCCGACATGGCCTATCCAACCATAGCGACGCTCGCTCTACCGTACGCCCTCTTCATATTCCTGCTTCCATGTGTGCTAGCAGCCGTCATGTCCACAACTGATAGGCTCCTAGTCACCGCAGCCAGCAACATCTCCTACGATGTGGTTAAGAATGTCTTTAAGCCAGATATCTCAGAGAAAGCCCTTACATGGATATCTAGGGGGCTAGTAGCTGCGTTCGGCATCATTGCTTGGGCACTAACCATAACTCCTCAACCCATGCTAGCATGGTTCATATGGGCGGCTTTATCAGTTATAATAAGTACGTTCCTCTGGCCAGTGCTGGGCGGCCTCTACTGGCGTAGAATGAATAAGCATGCAGCTAGGTGGGGAATGATAGTAGGGCTAGTGACCTCTTTAGTATTCGTGTACTTGGCCTACGAGTATTGGGGCAGGGCTGTTCGAGTCGTCGTTGACACCACCACGCTGTTCGTGATGTTCCCATCAATCCCTGGCCTCATTGCTAGCACGATAGTCACCCTAATACTAGCATACGTTACTAAACCTCAATCTGAGCAAGTGCTAAAAGAGACTTTAACTGGTCCATTCCTAAGAGCGAGATCTTAA
- a CDS encoding zinc metalloprotease HtpX, whose translation MTVLTLLFAAVGYAIGSVVGDPLFYTIIAAIIAAIFNVTAFLFSDRFVLAATGARLVTPNEAPKLHAIVERVAKSAGIPKPKVAIINKDVPNAFATGRSPNRGVVAVTEGLLRSLSDDEIEAVIGHEIAHIKHRDTLIMTLAATIAGAIAYLAFIGRWALMFGGGSRDRGAGASLLALIALIVAPIAASLVQLAISRAGEYRADEGAAHVTRKPLSLARALSKIEMIVRRRPMSDAMPSTAPLWIVNPIRGDAIAELFSTHPPTEKRIARLKKIAEQTGSLS comes from the coding sequence ATGACGGTTCTAACCTTACTATTTGCTGCTGTAGGATACGCCATAGGCTCTGTCGTAGGCGACCCCCTATTTTACACAATAATAGCTGCCATCATAGCAGCAATATTCAATGTAACAGCCTTCCTCTTCTCCGACAGGTTCGTCTTAGCGGCCACGGGGGCCAGGCTCGTAACTCCAAATGAAGCACCTAAGCTACACGCCATAGTCGAGAGGGTTGCTAAGAGTGCTGGGATACCTAAGCCGAAGGTAGCGATCATAAATAAGGATGTACCAAACGCTTTTGCAACGGGCAGAAGCCCTAATCGCGGTGTCGTAGCAGTTACAGAAGGCTTGCTTCGATCCCTCTCTGACGACGAAATAGAAGCAGTGATAGGTCACGAGATAGCGCACATAAAGCACAGAGACACTTTGATAATGACGCTTGCTGCAACAATAGCTGGAGCAATAGCTTATCTTGCCTTCATTGGTAGATGGGCTTTAATGTTTGGCGGTGGGAGTAGAGATCGTGGTGCTGGAGCTTCTCTGCTAGCGCTCATAGCATTGATAGTGGCGCCAATAGCGGCATCCCTCGTCCAACTTGCCATATCGAGAGCTGGTGAGTACAGAGCTGATGAAGGTGCAGCACATGTAACTAGGAAGCCCCTCTCATTAGCTCGCGCCCTCTCAAAAATAGAAATGATTGTGAGGAGGAGGCCCATGTCTGACGCTATGCCTTCAACAGCACCATTATGGATAGTAAACCCCATAAGAGGAGACGCTATAGCAGAACTCTTCTCCACACACCCACCAACTGAGAAGAGGATAGCGAGACTCAAGAAGATAGCTGAGCAAACGGGCTCCCTCTCCTAG
- a CDS encoding site-2 protease family protein: MFLVVWGIIAIMYKSLNLSKRGISLKPFIFIARSKSIASKLEKVGLSISKPWSICMNIGVVIVGALMVYAFYILASNLMVIATDAAQAGLYVIIPGLTIGWHAAPYFLLAAAITIVVHEVFHAITFGSERVPIKSFGIFLAVVLPGGFVEASEEAFKARKALPKMRIYASGSFSNFMVFLLATAIMVLTISPTPSGVLILNTIEGYPAHEVLKSWDVIVSINSLNIHNRTDLDRVLSSIPPGSNISVSVLRGDKIITTFLVTASNPIDETKSFMGVEILDYHPSSIPWLKGEVYWHWILSLDWLRLISISVAMINMLPIPLLDGSGFMRAIIEGLLKDKKRLNDILMSILSSISLFLLLANIMIPMIRP, translated from the coding sequence TTGTTCTTGGTAGTTTGGGGCATAATAGCGATAATGTATAAGAGTCTTAATCTAAGCAAGCGAGGTATCTCTCTAAAGCCATTCATATTTATCGCTAGGTCAAAGAGCATTGCTTCTAAGCTTGAAAAAGTAGGCTTATCAATCTCAAAGCCCTGGAGCATATGCATGAACATTGGGGTGGTTATAGTAGGCGCCCTCATGGTATACGCATTCTACATACTTGCATCAAACCTAATGGTCATAGCAACTGATGCAGCTCAAGCCGGCTTATACGTTATCATACCGGGCTTAACCATTGGGTGGCATGCAGCTCCATACTTCCTGCTCGCTGCTGCTATAACGATAGTCGTCCATGAAGTCTTTCACGCTATAACTTTTGGAAGCGAGAGAGTGCCGATTAAGAGCTTTGGCATCTTTCTCGCGGTAGTGCTACCAGGTGGATTTGTTGAAGCGAGCGAAGAAGCTTTCAAAGCGAGAAAGGCGCTGCCAAAGATGAGGATCTATGCCTCAGGATCATTCTCAAACTTCATGGTCTTCTTATTGGCTACTGCAATCATGGTCTTAACAATCTCCCCAACACCTAGTGGAGTGCTAATCCTCAACACCATAGAGGGTTACCCTGCACATGAAGTACTAAAGAGTTGGGATGTTATAGTCTCTATAAACAGCCTCAACATACACAACAGAACTGACCTAGATAGAGTCCTAAGCTCCATCCCCCCAGGATCAAACATAAGCGTTAGTGTCTTGCGTGGCGATAAGATCATAACCACCTTCCTAGTAACAGCATCAAACCCAATAGATGAGACGAAGTCCTTCATGGGTGTTGAAATCCTAGACTACCATCCATCAAGCATACCTTGGCTCAAAGGCGAAGTATATTGGCACTGGATTTTAAGCCTTGATTGGCTTAGGTTAATATCAATCAGTGTCGCCATGATAAACATGCTTCCAATACCTCTACTCGACGGCTCAGGCTTCATGAGGGCAATCATTGAGGGGTTGCTTAAGGATAAAAAACGCTTAAATGACATACTGATGAGCATACTCAGCTCAATATCACTGTTCTTGTTGCTAGCTAACATAATGATCCCAATGATAAGACCTTGA